In Thauera aromatica K172, one DNA window encodes the following:
- the parC gene encoding DNA topoisomerase IV subunit A, whose product MSTDTPDLFDAPDANESLTAAPPVPAAVTATASTTQDTGAGTPPTAAGANLPPPPAPPADPAPEPEDDGTLALDRYAERAYLAYAMSVVKSRALPQVEDGLKPVQRRILFAMNEMRLSSTSKHVKSARVVGDVIGKYHPHGDSSVYDAMVRVAQDFSLRYPLVDGQGNFGSRDGDSAAAMRYTECRLTPIAELLLAEIDRGTVDFIPNYDGAFEEPQLLPARLPFVLLNGASGIAVGMATEIPPHNLREVAEATCHLIRHPEATLDDVLGILPGPDFPGGGQLISPPGTIRDAYASGRGSLRVRARWKIEELARGQWRVIVDELPHGVSAAGVLSEIETLTNPQPRAGKKEVSQEQKNLKQLVLGVLDTVRDESSDKAPVRIVLEPKSSRQSRDEFMAVLLAHTSLETSVSVNLTMIGHGPVHGGRPQQKNLVQILKEWIDFRYVTVERRSRHRLDEVDRRLHILEGRMIAFLHIEEVIRVIRESDEPKPALIEAFGLSEIQAEDILEIRLRQLARLEGFRIEKELAELKDERSGLQHLLDSRTAMTRLILKEIGDDAKKYGDDRRTLVEAVAAVAPAEISVPDEPVTVIVSKNGWVRTRQGHGIDAATVGYKAGDFAFAALETRTIWPLIVVDSNGRAYTVKVSDLPGGRGDGTPFTTLVEFQDGAKLAQVISDTPDTVYFFANSGGYGFLCSVADATSRQRAGKAFMSLEKGEKVLAPAKAFGDWIAAASENGRLLVFPRPEMKTQSGGRGVIVMALDEGEALAAVAVPADDAVLSVEGTGRGGKAVTIELKPAQREPLRHRRARKGAPLTPRVKPERMR is encoded by the coding sequence ATGAGCACAGATACCCCCGATCTCTTCGATGCCCCTGACGCAAACGAATCCCTCACCGCAGCCCCCCCGGTGCCCGCCGCGGTAACGGCCACGGCAAGCACGACGCAGGACACAGGAGCCGGTACACCACCGACGGCAGCAGGTGCAAACTTGCCGCCCCCCCCTGCCCCGCCCGCCGACCCCGCCCCCGAACCCGAGGACGACGGCACGCTGGCACTCGACCGCTACGCCGAGCGCGCCTATCTCGCCTATGCGATGAGCGTGGTGAAATCGCGCGCGCTGCCGCAGGTCGAGGACGGCCTGAAGCCGGTGCAGCGCCGCATCCTGTTCGCGATGAACGAAATGCGGCTGTCGTCCACCTCCAAGCACGTGAAGTCTGCGCGCGTGGTCGGCGACGTGATCGGCAAGTACCACCCCCACGGCGACTCCAGCGTCTACGACGCCATGGTGCGGGTGGCGCAGGACTTCTCGTTGCGCTATCCGCTGGTCGATGGCCAGGGCAACTTCGGCTCGCGCGACGGCGACTCGGCGGCGGCGATGCGCTACACCGAATGCCGCCTGACCCCGATCGCCGAGCTGCTGCTGGCCGAGATCGACCGCGGCACGGTGGACTTCATCCCCAACTACGACGGCGCCTTCGAAGAGCCGCAGCTGCTGCCCGCGCGCCTGCCCTTCGTCCTGCTCAACGGCGCCTCGGGGATCGCGGTGGGGATGGCGACCGAGATCCCGCCGCACAACCTGCGCGAAGTGGCCGAAGCCACCTGCCACCTGATCCGCCACCCCGAGGCCACCCTCGACGACGTACTCGGCATCCTCCCCGGCCCCGACTTCCCCGGCGGCGGCCAGCTCATCTCGCCGCCCGGGACCATCCGCGACGCCTACGCATCGGGCCGCGGCAGCCTGCGCGTGCGCGCGCGCTGGAAGATCGAGGAGCTCGCCCGCGGCCAGTGGCGAGTCATCGTCGACGAGCTGCCGCACGGCGTCTCCGCCGCCGGCGTGCTGTCCGAGATCGAGACCCTCACCAACCCGCAGCCGCGCGCGGGCAAGAAGGAAGTCAGCCAGGAGCAGAAGAATCTCAAGCAGCTCGTGCTCGGCGTGCTCGACACCGTGCGCGACGAGTCCAGCGACAAGGCCCCGGTGCGCATCGTGCTGGAGCCCAAGTCCAGCCGCCAGAGCCGCGACGAGTTCATGGCGGTGCTGCTCGCCCACACCAGCCTCGAGACCTCGGTGTCGGTGAACCTGACCATGATCGGGCATGGGCCTGTCCATGGCGGCCGGCCGCAGCAGAAGAACCTGGTGCAGATCCTCAAGGAATGGATCGACTTCCGCTATGTCACCGTCGAGCGCCGCAGCCGCCACCGCCTCGACGAGGTGGACCGCCGCCTCCACATTCTCGAAGGCCGCATGATCGCCTTCCTCCACATCGAGGAAGTGATCCGCGTGATCCGCGAGTCGGACGAGCCCAAGCCGGCACTGATCGAAGCCTTCGGGCTGTCCGAGATCCAGGCCGAGGACATCCTCGAGATCCGCCTGCGCCAGCTCGCCCGCCTCGAAGGCTTCAGGATCGAGAAGGAGCTCGCCGAGCTGAAGGACGAGCGCAGCGGTCTGCAGCACCTCCTCGACAGCCGCACGGCGATGACCAGGCTCATCCTCAAGGAGATCGGCGACGACGCCAAGAAGTACGGCGACGACCGCCGCACCCTGGTCGAGGCCGTCGCCGCGGTAGCACCGGCCGAGATCAGCGTGCCGGACGAGCCGGTCACGGTGATCGTGTCGAAGAACGGCTGGGTGCGCACGCGCCAGGGCCATGGCATCGACGCCGCGACGGTCGGCTACAAGGCGGGGGACTTCGCTTTCGCCGCGCTCGAGACGCGCACGATCTGGCCGCTGATCGTCGTCGACAGCAACGGCCGCGCCTACACGGTAAAAGTGTCGGATCTACCCGGCGGCCGCGGCGACGGCACCCCGTTCACGACGCTGGTCGAGTTCCAGGACGGGGCCAAGCTCGCCCAGGTGATCAGCGACACGCCGGATACGGTCTACTTCTTCGCCAACAGCGGCGGCTACGGCTTCCTCTGCAGCGTCGCGGACGCCACCAGCCGCCAGCGCGCGGGCAAGGCCTTTATGAGCCTGGAAAAGGGGGAAAAGGTGCTGGCCCCGGCCAAAGCCTTCGGCGACTGGATCGCCGCCGCCTCGGAAAACGGTCGCCTGCTGGTCTTCCCGCGACCGGAGATGAAGACGCAGAGCGGCGGTCGCGGCGTCATCGTGATGGCGCTCGACGAAGGCGAGGCGCTCGCCGCGGTGGCGGTCCCGGCCGATGACGCGGTGCTGAGCGTGGAAGGCACCGGGCGCGGCGGCAAGGCGGTGACCATCGAACTGAAACCGGCGCAGCGCGAGCCGCTACGCCACCGCCGGGCGCGCAAGGGCGCCCCGCTGACGCCGCGAGTGAAGCCGGAACGGATGCGGTGA
- a CDS encoding PIN domain-containing protein, protein MKIALDTNILAYAEGAGDDARCAAARALLADLAASEVLIPAQAMGELYRVLTGKLKRDTKAVRSALLDWSDAYEVVDSTWPIFQAAIDLACDHRMQIWDGLILSVAAENRCRLLLSEDLQHGFTWRGVTVINPFEHVRHPLLLAACSSNS, encoded by the coding sequence ATGAAAATCGCACTGGACACCAACATCCTCGCCTACGCGGAAGGCGCTGGAGACGATGCGCGTTGTGCAGCTGCACGGGCATTACTTGCGGATCTCGCGGCGAGCGAGGTGCTGATTCCCGCACAGGCGATGGGTGAGCTGTACCGAGTTCTGACCGGCAAGCTAAAGCGTGACACTAAAGCGGTTCGCAGCGCTCTACTGGACTGGTCGGATGCCTACGAAGTGGTCGATTCGACCTGGCCGATCTTCCAGGCGGCCATCGACCTGGCCTGCGATCATCGGATGCAGATCTGGGATGGCCTGATCCTCTCAGTGGCTGCGGAAAACCGTTGCCGCCTGCTTCTGAGCGAGGACCTGCAGCACGGCTTCACCTGGCGCGGCGTCACCGTCATCAATCCTTTCGAGCATGTCCGGCACCCGCTACTGCTCGCAGCATGCAGTTCGAATTCATGA
- a CDS encoding type II toxin-antitoxin system Phd/YefM family antitoxin, which produces MHTISAAEANRQFSSLLRQVSQGETVMVLSHGRPVATISPIPAATEDAGGRANARARLLTRLNREPTAGERNWSRDELYDRGE; this is translated from the coding sequence ATGCACACCATCTCCGCCGCCGAAGCGAACCGTCAGTTTTCCAGCCTGCTCCGCCAGGTGAGCCAGGGCGAGACGGTCATGGTCCTGTCCCATGGCCGTCCAGTTGCGACGATCAGTCCCATTCCGGCCGCGACTGAAGATGCCGGCGGCCGCGCCAACGCACGCGCCCGCCTCCTGACCCGGCTCAATCGGGAGCCTACCGCAGGCGAGCGCAACTGGAGCCGCGACGAACTGTACGACCGCGGCGAATGA
- a CDS encoding DNA topoisomerase IV subunit B: protein MAGKQDTPQHYDESSFRVLKGLEPVRERPGMYTRTDSPAHIIQEVIDNAADEALAGFARKIHVTLHQDGSVTVADDGRGIPVGLHPEEGVPVVVLAYTRLHAGGKFDKREGNSAYAFSGGLHGVGVSVTNALSTRIEVEVRRDGRIHRIDFADGGETISALRSEGECGRQTGTRVRVWPDGKYFESARVPMNELERLLRSKAVLLSGVAVRLDIEQANGPALSKTWSYPEGLAGYLKEVAGDTEPVAPIFTAEKYAGKDDPSFAPGEGAAWALAWFESAVPSESYVNLIPTVNGGTHESGLRAGVFEAMKSFIDHHTLLPRGVKLQQEDVCGRMSFVLSARLLDPQFQGQVKEKLNSREAVKLVSSQLRDPFEIWLNNHVEAGKAIAELSIKQALARQKSAQKVEKKKTSGVAVLPGKLSDCESEDLADNELFLVEGDSAGGSAKMARNKETQAILPLRGKVQNAWEIDPDRLFANAEIHDIAVALGVDAHRADSEVGLAGLRYGKVVIMSDADVDGAHIQTLLLTLFFRHFPKLIERGHVYVAQPPLYRIDVPAQGKKRPPRRLYALDDGELSAIRDRLEKEGFRPDAIEVGRFKGLGEMNPDQLRETTMDPATRRVLPVKVRRGAADETLKMFTLLMGKGEASGRRAWMEEKGDSVEADV, encoded by the coding sequence ATGGCAGGCAAGCAAGACACTCCGCAGCACTACGACGAATCCTCCTTCCGCGTCCTCAAGGGGCTGGAGCCGGTGCGCGAGCGCCCCGGCATGTACACCCGCACCGACAGCCCGGCGCACATCATCCAGGAGGTCATCGACAACGCCGCCGACGAGGCGCTCGCCGGCTTCGCCAGGAAGATCCACGTCACCCTGCACCAGGACGGCTCGGTCACCGTCGCCGACGACGGCCGCGGCATCCCGGTCGGCCTCCACCCCGAGGAAGGCGTGCCGGTGGTGGTGCTGGCCTACACCCGGCTCCATGCCGGGGGCAAGTTCGACAAGCGCGAGGGCAATTCCGCCTATGCCTTCTCGGGCGGTCTGCACGGCGTCGGCGTGTCGGTCACCAACGCGCTGTCGACCCGCATCGAAGTCGAGGTCAGGCGCGACGGCAGGATCCACCGCATCGACTTCGCCGACGGCGGCGAGACCATCAGCGCGCTGCGCAGCGAAGGCGAATGCGGCCGCCAGACCGGCACCCGGGTGCGCGTATGGCCGGACGGCAAGTACTTCGAGTCGGCGCGCGTGCCGATGAACGAGCTCGAGCGCCTCTTGCGCAGCAAGGCGGTGCTGCTGTCGGGCGTGGCGGTGCGGCTCGACATCGAGCAGGCGAACGGCCCCGCGCTGTCCAAGACCTGGTCCTACCCCGAGGGCCTCGCCGGCTACCTGAAGGAAGTCGCTGGCGACACCGAGCCGGTGGCGCCGATCTTCACCGCAGAGAAGTACGCCGGCAAGGATGACCCCAGCTTCGCCCCCGGCGAAGGCGCGGCCTGGGCGCTGGCCTGGTTCGAGTCCGCGGTGCCGAGCGAGTCCTACGTCAACCTGATCCCGACCGTGAACGGCGGCACCCACGAATCCGGCTTGCGCGCCGGCGTGTTCGAGGCGATGAAGTCCTTCATCGACCACCACACACTGCTGCCGCGCGGCGTCAAGCTGCAGCAGGAGGACGTCTGCGGGCGGATGAGCTTCGTTCTCTCGGCGCGCCTCCTCGACCCGCAGTTCCAGGGCCAGGTGAAGGAAAAGCTCAACTCGCGCGAGGCCGTGAAGCTCGTCTCCAGCCAGCTGCGCGACCCCTTCGAAATCTGGCTCAACAACCACGTCGAGGCCGGCAAGGCGATCGCCGAGCTCTCGATCAAGCAGGCCTTGGCACGCCAGAAGAGCGCGCAGAAGGTCGAGAAGAAGAAGACCTCCGGCGTCGCCGTGCTGCCGGGCAAGCTCTCCGACTGCGAATCCGAGGACCTCGCCGACAACGAGCTCTTCCTCGTCGAAGGCGACTCCGCCGGCGGCTCGGCGAAGATGGCGCGCAACAAGGAAACCCAGGCCATCCTGCCGCTGCGCGGCAAGGTGCAGAACGCCTGGGAGATCGACCCCGATCGCCTCTTCGCCAACGCCGAGATCCACGACATCGCCGTCGCCCTGGGCGTCGATGCCCATCGTGCCGACAGCGAGGTCGGCCTTGCCGGCCTGCGCTACGGCAAGGTCGTCATCATGTCGGATGCCGACGTCGACGGCGCCCACATCCAGACCCTGCTGCTGACCCTCTTCTTCCGCCATTTCCCGAAGCTCATCGAACGCGGTCACGTCTATGTCGCCCAGCCGCCGCTGTACCGCATCGACGTCCCCGCGCAGGGCAAGAAACGCCCGCCGCGCCGCCTCTACGCCCTCGACGACGGCGAGCTGAGCGCGATCCGCGACCGCCTCGAGAAGGAAGGCTTCCGCCCCGACGCGATCGAAGTCGGCCGCTTCAAGGGCCTGGGCGAAATGAACCCCGACCAGTTGCGCGAAACCACCATGGACCCGGCCACCCGCCGCGTGCTGCCGGTGAAGGTGCGACGCGGCGCGGCGGACGAGACGCTGAAGATGTTCACCCTGCTGATGGGCAAGGGCGAAGCCTCCGGCCGCCGCGCCTGGATGGAAGAAAAGGGCGACAGCGTCGAGGCGGATGTCTGA